Proteins from a genomic interval of Alteromonas macleodii ATCC 27126:
- a CDS encoding DUF4365 domain-containing protein: MSDKDLLAEEGVYSVGRVFQKELKWIFRDQPKADHGIDAHVEVCNNGTPSGQLVAVQIKSGESFFKEYCEEGFIFRFGDWHHKYWLGHCLPVIIVLYNPVDDLIFWQKVNDETIKSTGKNWKVTIPYENLLKHNSGIDISQASVFTTGGYEKIDQFSYFRDVEIVHAEKVIAPLMNCIRNTKDEILVCAPYIDSDFLSILNVLSFSAKVKLVTSAGLQEHVESTIRYHDSNSKNFSIKINSHVHDRFVVIDKKFSFMSSRNFTQVFDRKSQNMELIFPATDEKTVNQYVTIFNMLWEESAAILDG; this comes from the coding sequence ATGAGCGATAAAGATTTACTTGCTGAAGAAGGTGTTTATTCAGTCGGAAGAGTATTCCAAAAGGAACTAAAGTGGATCTTTCGAGACCAACCAAAGGCAGACCATGGAATAGATGCGCATGTAGAGGTTTGTAACAATGGAACTCCAAGCGGTCAGTTAGTAGCTGTTCAAATTAAATCAGGAGAAAGTTTTTTTAAGGAATATTGTGAAGAGGGCTTTATATTCAGATTCGGTGATTGGCATCACAAATATTGGTTAGGCCACTGTCTCCCTGTAATTATTGTTTTATATAATCCTGTTGATGATCTTATATTTTGGCAGAAGGTTAACGATGAAACCATCAAATCTACAGGAAAGAATTGGAAAGTAACAATTCCTTATGAAAACTTGCTTAAACACAACTCTGGTATTGATATTTCTCAGGCATCAGTTTTTACTACTGGTGGTTATGAAAAAATTGATCAGTTCTCTTATTTTAGAGATGTGGAGATTGTCCACGCAGAAAAGGTAATTGCACCTTTGATGAACTGTATAAGAAATACTAAAGATGAAATATTAGTCTGTGCTCCATACATAGATTCTGACTTTTTAAGCATACTTAATGTTTTGTCCTTCAGCGCGAAAGTTAAACTTGTAACGAGCGCTGGATTACAAGAGCACGTTGAAAGCACTATTCGATATCACGACAGCAACAGCAAAAATTTTAGTATCAAAATAAATAGTCACGTTCACGACAGGTTTGTCGTGATCGATAAAAAATTCTCCTTTATGTCATCTAGAAATTTCACCCAAGTATTTGATAGGAAGAGCCAAAATATGGAGCTAATCTTTCCAGCAACGGATGAAAAAACGGTTAATCAATATGTAACTATATTCAATATGCTTTGGGAAGAAAGCGCAG